CCATATCCGTATTCACAAAACTAGGACAAATGGCAGTAACCCGAATACCATCATCCCATCCCACATTGCGCATACTTTGACTAAGGGCAAGAAAAGCGAATTTACTGGCAGAATATCCCGCCAAAGTACCTTTAACCCTTTTTCCTGACATAGAAACAAGATTAATAATTCTACCTTCCCCCGACTGCTTTAGATAGGGAAATGCCTCCCGAGTCAGTCGCCAAGGTGCCTTAACATTTATTTCCCAAAGACTATCCAAGGCTTCCTCATTCTCATCCTCAAACTGCACCCTTTTCAAAATTCCTGCACAGTTAACCACCCCATCAATGCTCCCAAATTTATCCACCGTGGCTTTTACCCAATCAATGGGAGATTGTTTGTCGGTGGCTTCGTAGGGAAAAACTAACACCCTATCATTATCATTATTGGCGAAAACCGTATTATCTAAGTCTGCAGGGTTTCTGATTCCTAAACTCAGATAATAATCTTCTTGTATCAGTTGTTCGGCAATGCTTAGACCAATCCCTCTACTAGCACCACTAATTAAGATAACTTTCATAATATTTCTTATGTCTATTTCTGCGACTTATTTTTATCTATAATAAGTAAAGGATTTTATACTTATTTTTTTGATAAGCTATGATGGGCTTAATTTTGAGATTAATTTATTTTTAATTTCTAAGGGTAACTCTTCGTCAGAATCTACTTTTTCTCTTTGATTTAAAATAGCTTTAATTTCTTCGTTGTCAACGCTACCTAAATCTTTAATTAGTTGACTAAACGCTTGTTTTTGTTCTTCTATTTCGTTTTCTGATAAAGCATCGACGATATAACTGTTATGTATTTGACAGCTTAAAGCATATACAATATATTGGTTTAGCGATACCCCTTCACTTTTGGCTAAGCTTGCTAATTTATGATGTAGTGTTTCTGGTAGTCTTAAAGTTAAACGACTCATAATTATTCTAATTTTCAGCTAGTTTAATAATCAATTCTGTTGGTGTAATTATTTGTAGTCCTAGGGCTATTTTAGCTCTTTGAAAATCTTTAATATTCGATGTTACAACCATAGCATTTGCATTCATTGCACAGTCAATTACTAAATCATCCCCCGGATCTGGTGATGTTGGTCGCCAAGAATAATATATGGGGGTAAACTCCACTTTGGTTAATAATTTTGCCAATATGGGTTTTAGTTTTAACCAACGTTGAGGTGATAATTTTCTTGACAAAACGTCGATATACTCATAAGCCAAACTATTAGAAACATTAACTCTCAAGAGTTCTCCTAACCAAATGTCGATAATTAATCCCTCTGCACCTCCTTGTTTTGTTAATCCTGTAAATAATACATTTGTGTCTATGACCACTGAGATTTGATTTGTCATGACACTACTATAGCACCATTAATATGTCTCAATTAATGGGTGCAAAATAACTTTAAGAGCTTTTATTATTCTACGCCGGGGGGATCGAGGGGTAACTCTGGTTCTATTTCTATATTCTCTTCCCTTGGGGGAGTAGGTTCGAGATTGGGGTCAGAAATTTCACTAGGAATAGGGATCAGAAAAAGGGCGATCGCACTCAGGGCAAAACCAGCCAAACCAAGCACTGCGGGGGTAGATTGTTCCACCAAAGAAACCTCCATCTGTCGATAACGACGAGAAACAGGACCCAGAGGATCTTCGAGATGAGGTAAAGTAGCCTTATCAGCATAAAATTGATCAATAGTTTCCAATAAATCGAATAACTGTACCGTGCTTAACTCAATCTCCAATTGATTATGCGCTTCTTCCTTCTTATCCTGCCATACCAAAAGATGACGATTTTTTTGAGGAAGTTTACGCAAAAACACATAATCACTCTCATCATAAGCATCCCAAGAATGAGTCAAACCGCTTAACAACTCTTGCCCATAGGCACTTACCGCCCGAAGCAAATTCGCCATAAAATTAACCCCTCCAGTCAACACCGTGGGATTACCCAAAATCTGACACCGTGCCTCCGTTAGAATGGTCATCACAGGCACACCATTAGGGGCAGTATTGCCATCATCACTAAAACCTTGGAGAGACAAATTGCAATTGGGGGAGTTGTATTGACGTTGAATGGGAATACTCATGGATAACTATCAAAATGATCAGCTTATAATTATAGCACCGCTATTAACTATCGATATTATCTCCAAAAATTGTTCCCTCCACCAAAGCCTGAGCCAAACTTGTTTTAGTAAGATTTGCCTTAATTAAATTTGCCCCCGTCAAATCAGCACCAATCAAATTCGCCAAAGCCAAACTAGCCGACTGTAAATTAGAAAAACGTAAATTTGCACCCTCCAAATAAGCACCACTCAAATCAGCGCCATTTAACTTTGCATAACTGATATTTGCCTCACTCAAATCCACATCGGTTAAGTCAGCACCCCTTAAATTGACATACTTAAAATCAGCACTACTGAGTTTTAATCCACTCAAATTTGCCCCCGTCAAATCTCCCCCCGCAAAATCCACGAGGGGATTTAATCCTGCGATGGTTGCCAAATCACAAAAATCATCTTTAGGAGTTTGATAAATTAACTGTAAAATATCCTTTAGTTCCTGTAATAAATTATCCTCCGGGACTTGTGCCTTCGATGTATTTTTGATTTCCTCAGAGCTAAAAATAGTTTCACTAACACAGGGTTTCAAATTAGTTTCCCAAATAAATTTCGCCAACTTTCTTTCTAATATGGCGTGTTTATTGGGGGTAATATCATGGCGCCATAACCCCTCTATTTGGGTTAAATAAATATGGGCTAATTTACTTTTTAGGGTTACTGTTAAGGTGTAGGGGGCTGCCTGAATTTCCACCGTACCCAAGATGATATTATCTAAATGCCCCTCCAAAAATTTACTATCAATGAGGTGTCTAATTTCCCAGTAGGGTAAACGGGATAAGGGATCATCAACTTTTTTGATTAAAGGTGATTTTATCTCTTGGGCTTCGATAAAACGGACATTGTCAAGGTTTAAATATAATCTCACTACCCTAAGAGCAAATTCCACTTTACCATTAAGAATTGTTTGCTCTTGGGGATTAAACCCTAGACTAAGACAAATTTGGAATTGGTTAGGAGTATCGTTTACAGGGATAAGTTCTACATTTATGGATAAACAATCACAGTATTGATTGTGAGAATTTAATATCTGATACTCTGCCATTGTCTTAATCAATTTACTTACTATGTGGACTCATTTTCAGAATATCATTTCTCTGGGGTAAACTCTGGAGAGTCATAAAATTTAACATTGTTTTTGGAAAATCAGGGATAAATTGTTACTGGGCATTTCGATAATTTCCGTGAGATGGAGTTGATTTTTTTTGGCAACTTCGGCAACAGTTTCGAGGTTTCTTACTCCCCATGCGGAATTTTGATTTTGCAGGTATTGATCAAATTCTTGGTTACTGGGGGCGGTGTGTTGATTCTGCCGTTTGTAAGGGCCATACAGATACAATAGATCCCTATTGCTTAAAATATGCCCTGAGCCTTCCATCAAGCCGATACAGGCATCCCAGGGGGCAATGTGAATCATATTGATACAGGCGATCGCCCTTACATTTTTTTCTAAAAAGGATTGATACCATTGGGGTTGTGTAACATCTACCCTCATGGGCTTTTGGATGTTTTCATGTCCTGATTCTTCTGTCCATGCACTGATGCTATCCATGGCAACCTCACTTATATCCGTGGGAATCCAATCACACTGGGGAAAATGAGGAGCAAAGTAAACACAGTGTTCCCCCGTACCGCTCGATATTTCCAAAATAGCTCCATTTTTAGGCAAAAATTGCTTTAAA
The sequence above is a segment of the Cyanobacterium stanieri PCC 7202 genome. Coding sequences within it:
- a CDS encoding pentapeptide repeat protein (PFAM: Pentapeptide repeats (8 copies)~COGs: COG1357 Uncharacterized low-complexity protein~InterPro IPR001646~KEGG: cyc:PCC7424_4526 pentapeptide repeat protein~PFAM: pentapeptide repeat protein~SPTR: Pentapeptide repeat protein) — protein: MAEYQILNSHNQYCDCLSINVELIPVNDTPNQFQICLSLGFNPQEQTILNGKVEFALRVVRLYLNLDNVRFIEAQEIKSPLIKKVDDPLSRLPYWEIRHLIDSKFLEGHLDNIILGTVEIQAAPYTLTVTLKSKLAHIYLTQIEGLWRHDITPNKHAILERKLAKFIWETNLKPCVSETIFSSEEIKNTSKAQVPEDNLLQELKDILQLIYQTPKDDFCDLATIAGLNPLVDFAGGDLTGANLSGLKLSSADFKYVNLRGADLTDVDLSEANISYAKLNGADLSGAYLEGANLRFSNLQSASLALANLIGADLTGANLIKANLTKTSLAQALVEGTIFGDNIDS
- a CDS encoding protein of unknown function DUF938 (PFAM: Protein of unknown function (DUF938)~InterPro IPR010342~KEGG: mar:MAE_56670 hypothetical protein~PFAM: protein of unknown function DUF938~SPTR: Similar to tr|Q10VL3|Q10VL3_TRIEI Hypothetical protein) — translated: MKQYAPATQRNREPILEVLKQFLPKNGAILEISSGTGEHCVYFAPHFPQCDWIPTDISEVAMDSISAWTEESGHENIQKPMRVDVTQPQWYQSFLEKNVRAIACINMIHIAPWDACIGLMEGSGHILSNRDLLYLYGPYKRQNQHTAPSNQEFDQYLQNQNSAWGVRNLETVAEVAKKNQLHLTEIIEMPSNNLSLIFQKQC
- a CDS encoding short-chain dehydrogenase/reductase SDR (PFAM: short chain dehydrogenase~COGs: COG1028 Dehydrogenase with different specificities (related to short-chain alcohol dehydrogenase)~InterPro IPR002347:IPR002198~KEGG: sye:Syncc9902_1213 putative short-chain dehydrogenase family protein~PFAM: short-chain dehydrogenase/reductase SDR~SPTR: Putative short-chain dehydrogenase family protein), whose translation is MKVILISGASRGIGLSIAEQLIQEDYYLSLGIRNPADLDNTVFANNDNDRVLVFPYEATDKQSPIDWVKATVDKFGSIDGVVNCAGILKRVQFEDENEEALDSLWEINVKAPWRLTREAFPYLKQSGEGRIINLVSMSGKRVKGTLAGYSASKFAFLALSQSMRNVGWDDGIRVTAICPSFVNTDMAKGVNLDPQMMTQPEDVAKVISMVLSLPNTAYIGEILINFNLEN
- a CDS encoding hypothetical protein (PFAM: HicB family~KEGG: syp:SYNPCC7002_F0005 hypothetical protein~SPTR: Putative uncharacterized protein), which gives rise to MSRLTLRLPETLHHKLASLAKSEGVSLNQYIVYALSCQIHNSYIVDALSENEIEEQKQAFSQLIKDLGSVDNEEIKAILNQREKVDSDEELPLEIKNKLISKLSPS
- a CDS encoding hypothetical protein (KEGG: cyp:PCC8801_4335 hypothetical protein~SPTR: Putative uncharacterized protein), producing MSIPIQRQYNSPNCNLSLQGFSDDGNTAPNGVPVMTILTEARCQILGNPTVLTGGVNFMANLLRAVSAYGQELLSGLTHSWDAYDESDYVFLRKLPQKNRHLLVWQDKKEEAHNQLEIELSTVQLFDLLETIDQFYADKATLPHLEDPLGPVSRRYRQMEVSLVEQSTPAVLGLAGFALSAIALFLIPIPSEISDPNLEPTPPREENIEIEPELPLDPPGVE
- a CDS encoding hypothetical protein (PFAM: PIN domain~TIGRFAM: putative toxin-antitoxin system toxin component, PIN family~InterPro IPR002850:IPR019825~KEGG: syp:SYNPCC7002_F0004 hypothetical protein~SPTR: Putative uncharacterized protein); translated protein: MTNQISVVIDTNVLFTGLTKQGGAEGLIIDIWLGELLRVNVSNSLAYEYIDVLSRKLSPQRWLKLKPILAKLLTKVEFTPIYYSWRPTSPDPGDDLVIDCAMNANAMVVTSNIKDFQRAKIALGLQIITPTELIIKLAEN